The window CATAGAATCATTAAGCTTaaaccagttccaaccccctgccatggggaggaacaccttccactacaccatgtcccccaatgctctgtccaacctggccttgaacactgccagggatggggcagccacagctcctctgggcaccctgtgccagcgcctcagcaccctcacagaaacCCCAGTTTCCTACCTCTTCTGGCTGTGCAGCAGTCAGATGTGGGCTGGCagtcagagctgctgcatgcCTCGTGCTGTTTGCCAGAGCTGACTTCAAGTTCCTGCTGATGACTTCAGAGAGGGGGGTGCTCAGCTTCCTGGGTTTTTGATCAGGACCTACTGGACTTTCCAAAGCTGCCAGAGCATCCTACCAAAAAAGAAGCAAGTGAGTGACTTTCAGGACCACATTACATGTCCTAAACCAGGACAGGATACTACAGTAGCGGCTAGCAAGTGCAGCTGTAGCACCACTGTACAAAGGTAGTAAAAGACAATCCCAATCTTAGACTATATAAGCAAAACAGGAAGGTAAATTGTTAGTCTCTCTTTTCATTGCCATTAATGAAAACTGCCCTCAGTGGAAAAGCCAGTGGCCAAACCCTGGTATTCTTAACCCCAATCTATTACTTTAATTTACTAATACCTCCCCCACAAAAGTTGCATCTGAGTATGTGAGTCTATCTGCACCTTTGAAATACCATTTGATACTGCCCCTTTTTAATAATGAGAATTTTTGATCTAGAGTATGTCACTTTTGAAAATACCAGTGTAAACTATTagattttgaaaagcagagcaCCAAACTAAATCACAGACTCACTCAATACaggcctggtttgggttggaaaggaccttaaaaagctcatccagttccaacccctgccatgggcagggacacctcacaccagaccaggttgctccaagaccctgtgtccaacctggccttgaacactgccagggatggggcagccacagctcctctgggcaccctgtgccagcgactcagcatcctcacagggaagaacttctgcctaatgtctaatctaaacctactctctttcagtttaaagccattcccccttgtcctaacACTACACTCGTGAtaagagtccctccccatctTTCCTGCAGGCCCCCTTTAAGTACTAAAAGGCCTATAAGGTCTTCTTGGAGTCTTCTCTTCATGAAGCAGAACACTGAATTCTTCTGGTTTGGTAATACAAGTTTTGTTCTATTGCAGGCAGaggcactaaaaaaaaaaaaccccaaacaaaccaaaaccacaaaaccaacaaaaccacccaaaaaaatccccaaaccccaaaaaaaccaatACCACATCAAAAAAGCTAACCTACAAACAACCTCCAGAAAAACCTAACAACTCTGCAGGAACTCAGTGCACTGATCTTTCAGCTAAAGcctcaaaaatgaaaacacattgtATACTGTGCGAGGTGTACAACACATGAGCATATGATGCAGTGGGCACAAAGGAGATTTGTTAAGAACATTGTCGCATCTACTAGTCAATAGATTTGGTCCACAGGTCATTAACTAtacatatattaatataatatgcaggggtgtgtgtgtgtgtgtgtaagcagAGCCAGTTTTCCTGGCTTTATTCATATAACCATAGACTGGtgagggctggaaaggaccttaacatcatccagttccaaccccctgccatgggcagggacacctcacaccagaccaggttgctccaagcccctgtctccaacctggccttgaacactgccagggatggggcagccacagcttctctgggcaccctgtgccagcacctcagcaccctcacagggaagagcttctgccttagatctaacctgaacttcccctgtttcagtttgaacccatcaccccttttcTGGTTGCTGTAGGCCCTCATGAAGAGTCCCCCTCcagcactgaaaatgcaaaGTCTACATGTTAAGAGCATGAAACAGGATAAGCAAAGGCTTCTGAGCTGTTTTAAGATTATGCACATCTTTACTGGCTCTACAGACTAAAGAATACACAATGATGATCACCTTTACATCAAAAGAAGGCTTGAACAACTtgtctttggaaagaaattttGATGGTGTATCAAGATGTAAAGACGGCTCTTTCTGTAGCACTCCCCCTTGGGCAAGAGGGGTTGTAGTCCCCATGTGACGAGAGATGGCAGCTTGGAAAGCTTTACTCTGGAACCTGCTGATATCAAGAGGAGTCAcaggcttttttcttccaaCTTCAAGGAGATAATTATATTGTTTTACATCAGAAGACTGAACAGCTGCTGGTGTCTTGCTAAGCTGAGTAATGGAACTCTCcttatctttaaaagaaacaaagaaaacataagCAAGCAATCCGATTTTTAACACAGATCTCACATATAATCTCATTTAAACAAGAACTGGAAGTTCATCTGACCTTTCTCTCCCTAAAAAAACTGTGATTCATATCCTCTCCAATAAATGCTTGAAACTGAcagttctattttaaaagcCAGTATCGTGTCTCTTCCAGTTAACTACTTCCACTAACTACACTGGCACTGAGTGTAAACACTGAGACACCTTAAGTGTCTGAAAAGGAGAGAGCAACCCCAGGTCTGCTCACACAGCTCCACACATCCCTGTATAGCTCATATACGTTGTACAACTATCAAAATACAGATGTAATACACAACAAATCCTTTCCTTTCAACATTAAAGGTATTTCCTCCCTGGCTCCTTACTTCCCAAGCAATGTAAAATGTCATGACTTTGAATCACATCTCTTGAGGTCACTGCATACACTTCCAGTCCCTTATGCCTTTGGATAAATAGGAGTGAGATTTAGACAGCAATAAGCCCTCAAAGCTTCTCCATCATAAATGCTTCTATTTAAGCATACCTCATCATCTTCATAGCTCAAAAACATTAGTGCAAGAAttgcttttacattttactGCTGACTGACTGATAACTGTAAGAATCCACTAGCTTGCTCCGAAATACTCAGAGCAAACACACAGTATCATTTCTGCAATCACAACTcaacagcaggagaaagaaatatgGAAGAATACTTGGAAAAACATCCCATAGCTCTAATACTTTAAAGGTGTTAGGGAAGAAAAATTCATACTACCTATACTCATTATAAATGAACAGTGATATGACACAACCATATTCCCTAACTTGCTAATAACTAACCTTCAGCCTCTGCATTTTCAACCAAGAACTTGCTTTCATCTGCTCTCGTTCCTGTCCTTGCAGAGTGCAAAAGCCAAGCTACAGTGACTGCTGGTAAATTCCACTTCTTTGCAGCTTCGTATTTGGAACCATCCGCTTCTCTCACCACAAGGTGGGTACTGGCGAACATGCCCTTTTTTGCATTGGCTTTCCGCACAAAGAATTCTTGGACTCTAAAATCAGATTAATATAATATTCATTGAGCCATAAAATCTTCATTTAGtcataaacaaaattaatttaggGCATATTTATATTATTGTAAAATGCATtcaagcaacagaaaaaggaccTATAGAATCATTTAAGACCATCCACTTCGTACTTTACAGTTTAACCTACACTTACAGGCAAAAACCCTGTAACATTCCTCATACTCTAGAAGTCCTCACATATCCCAttttcaaatcacagaatcccagactggtttggcttggaaaggaccttaagattatccagttccaaacccctgccatgggcagggacacctcacactaggctatgtcacccaaggctctgtccaacctggccttgaacactgttcTTTTCTGGAGCCAACAGCCATCGTTTCCAAATGAACAATAATTTTCCTCATATTAGTTTTTCTCTTATCATCAAGGACTCATCTTCCAAGAAGACACAGGACTGAGAACTCACAGGCAGAGAATTTAGTTCAGACCACAAATCAGATCAAATTATATTCTAAGTTATACAGAAAGAATATATACAATGTATGAATCTGCCACTTCATGATTAAATATGTTGTTCTTAACAATGGCTATCTAAGAACAAGACAAAAGGGTGACAGAAGACATACCTGGCTCCTAGCAGTCCTGCCAGATAAACCAGAGAATCTCTCTCCGCACCAGTGAACTGGCTAAAAGAAAGAACACAATCTTCCAGAGGGGTAACTCCTTCCATTACCGGGACTGGTGTGAAAAGTGGATTAGACTGGGGATCTAAAAGGAGCTGCTGTTCCACACATGTTAACTTaaagaaagtgaaagagaagaaaatacaaatcaagCCAAATAGCAACAAAGCCATCAGTATTTCAGTAACTGTACAATAGCATTCACGGACTCAACAGCAAGCAATTCTGGGTCCATCCTTACATCTGAGACAAATCATTTCCCATTGAATCAGACAAATTCTTTCCTAAAGGATTTTGCCAGGTCTGACATACTGAAGCATTATTCAGAACTTTTCAGTTACTACTCTTTCAACCCTGGAGGCTCCCTGAAAGTAGTTTCAAGACATGTCCTAAGAGTCTGCATAGATTTACTTCACAAAAACCTACCTAGTACTGAAAAATACTAACAGCATTTAGTCTACATCATGTGCACGCTCTTGGCAAATAGGGTTAATACCTGACTTTGAGCTATAAAGGTGATTTGCaatttaaaagctgtaaaaagcatgaaacaagaaaaagcacaaagataTCACATAAAATCATTATTAGTCAAAGGGCTCCTTCTACACTTATTAGTTAGAGAATGCTGTCAGATTGTCATATAAAGAACCTTTGAGTCACGACAATGAAGTCCTGTTTAACAAGCCTGTAGAAAATGAAGTGGAACACATACAAGATTACTTATCAATACAGGGGCTTTAAAGAACGCTTTCATTTAATACACATCAAATGCAACAAGGCTAATCTTTCAAAATCTTAGTTATATTTAAGCCACTCATAACTCTGCGTACTGGCAGGACATATCTCTAGTAGATACATGTCTACTCACAGTACTGACAGTGTAACTCCCTTACCAGCCACGTGTTTGTGACAACATCACCAACAGTCATCTGCACTGTGCTCCCCAGTAAAGGTACCACTGCATAGTCTGCAATGGTTCTGCTTTGCAGTGGCAGGACATTCCCAGCATTCTCCTTTATAATATCTGCAATGCAAGACTCATCCTCTtcaccaaaacccaaaagaagAAAGCTCTTTCTGACAAACAATCCTTCTTCAGCTAGTGCAGATGACTCTCCCAGAAAACCACTAGGGATGGAAGATTCATTCTCTCCTTGAACAGTCAAGTGAGTAACATCACTGAAGGTTCTGGATGTTAGTTTTCCAGCTTcatctgaaatgggaaaaaataatgaaataaatcaaaaccaaccaaccacagTAATTGCTTGATTAGAACATTAAAGACAACTCAAAATAGTTTAAAGAAGAAACTACAGCACTTAAACAGGGGACACTGgggttagatgtaaggaagaagttatgcactgtgaggcactggcacaggttgcccagagaagctgtggctgccccatccctagcagtgatcaaggccagattggacagaactcggagcagcctggtctagtgcagggggttggacctagatgatcctaaggtccctttcaacccaaaccattctatgattctgctgtTCTCAGCCAGGTTTGATTAAAACTACTCTGTATAGGCCTGATTTCTAAAACACACTAGCTGTGGTTAGCTTCTTAATAACAAAACGTGGCAGGACTCACATGTTAATAACCATGACCAGTTAAACTTTCTATGGTATGCTGAGACCAGAACATACCTAATGTAGAATCATTAGTTACGTATTGAGAGAGGAGGTCATCTTCAGCAGCTTTCTGATGCTTTgtaacattcacagcttctttcttcAAGAGACTGTTATTTTTGGGAAGAACTGACTTCATTCCAGGTGGCTCCAAAATTGGATTCTCTAACAGCTGATAGTTTACAGGGATATATTGCTCCACTGGCTGTAGATAATCTTTACTGAATGAGTCCAGCAACCATTTTGCTGTGACTATGTGAGGCCTATAAAATAACATGTTACACAAACAAGTTACAGCAGGTTTCAAAACTGTTATTCTTCTTTCCTACTCCACAAATACTAGTAAATATACACACCTGAATTTTGTAACTCCAATACTAAAAAGCTTTGGGCACTTTACAAACCTCAAGTTTATTGTTTTATTGGttggtttttccttctttgggtctgaaaacaaagaatttcatattcattttctataATGTGAAGTATATCTGCCATTGCAGGGTTGCCATACCCTTTCCTCCTCAATACATTAACAAACACAGGTTTACACTTCTTTTCACCAATAAGAATACTGTTCTTCTGTTTCCTGAGGTGACTCATAGCTACCCAAAGAACTACAGTATTCAAGAACACAAGGATGCACTTATGAATACTCACTGAAGAACTGGTTATGATTTTCAAAACTATATATGTCTTCCTTTCTACAGGgtggtgggagaaagaaaacaagctagAAGCAGACCTTAAGCAATACAGTTACTATAACCTGTGAGATGTCTTGTCCAGAAAGTGTTTCAGCTCCTCATCATTTTCCCCCAAAATGACATGGGTAACATCTTCATTAAGCTGATTAAATcgaacaccaccaccacaattaaTAAGCCTCCTCATCTTGTCCAATTTCCTGCCACTGAAGCCACATAGATATATCTGCAAAggcaacagaacaacaaaaaggctttgaaaaaaaaagaaaaattgaaaaaaaaagaaaaaaaataaaaaagaaagaatattttggTATAATTTGACACAGAAACAAGTGGTATAGCTTCTGAGAAGGAGCAGCAAAATTAAGCATTTAGAATGGAATTAATTTATCTCTGCACATAAATCTAGCAAAGTATTTACTAATGTAATGAACCCCCAGCCACTCTCTATAGTGTTTAAATATGTCTATGTCATTTTGTACTTATACTACACATTTAATacaatcacacacacacacagagttagATACACATGCAAGCTACAACATGTTGACATGAAAGAAATCTGGCATTTGCTGTTGACCATGGAAACAATTTACTCAAGCAGCAATTGCCAGCTTCAACCTAGCTGCTTCCACAGGGTTAAAGGCTGAACATTTCAAAGCAGACATTGTTAAACATACTCGACACCCATCTAACAAATCTTCGGGGGCTTGAAAGGAACTTATATCCAAGTTTTCCAGCTCATCAGGAAGAGGATCCTGTCTGCTGCTCAGAGTAGCGCTAAATTCGGTTTCATTAACGCTACTCAGATTGATGTTGGAAATGTGGCTGACATCTGGAAGGGCATGTTCtataatggaaattaaaaaagcagcGTTAATTTTGATTcatctttttctgctgcttcactaaataaaacataaaactgCCATGTATGATTTTGTTATGACAGAATGTGAATTCAAATAATAACAAATACTAGGGAAGTACGGCTGCGGTTAAACCAACGGCTTTATTTATATGCAGAACAAGTACAGTCTAACTAGcacttttcaaagcttttatcCCAGTTTTGTGCTCACCTATTAGAAAcactcttaaaaataaacaatccTCTCtatagtaaaaagaaatcaacaaGAAGCCAATGATTTAAGAGTTATATGCAGTTTCCATAATACCTAACTTGAATTCCCAATGCTCTTTTGGTAGTGCTAACCCAGTGCTCCTGCTTAGTCAAGTCCTGAAGTCCCAGGCAGTAAAGGTGTTTGGAAAGGCACATTTAAAGCCAACTGTGTctttcatgctgctttcatGTTTGTTTACAAAATGCTTTTAGCTTTCCTTATAACAGCATGGATTAAAGTAAGCACaaacatataaagaaaaaaaaatcacaaaattaataattaaaataaaaccagcatttttccccctccccaaaacTGTTTTTGAGATTAAAATCATAACAGACTCATCTTAAACTATAAATGTATGAACAGTCATGCTTTTTTAGGAGATATACACCACTGATTCTTGAACAGACAATCCTGTGCCTAATTCAAGTCTACTTTTCAAGTAGTCATTCACATGTTAAGTCTATACACATTGGAATATTCAATGTGCATTGTGCATAGAAGTAATCTGTCATGTTTTAAGCATAAGTAGAATCAGAACGCAAACTGCCAAACCAGCATTGCAAAAGCAAGCAGTACCCTACTAATTAGGAACAGCTCTTCCTCCTTACTAAATGTTTCCTACCTTCAACATATTTTAACAGGTCTTACTTACTATCAGGCTTCCCGACATCATTCGTAGGTGTTGACGTACTGGGTGTCAGTTTTGATCCAGCTTCTATTTTATACATTGTCTCATCCTGGCAGAAGCCTTTCGTGATGCTGTCAGAAAACCACTTGATAGACACACAATGCACATTCCATTTTCTAGCACATTCATACTTCTGACCTTTCAAATGTaagcaaaaatacaaaccaCAGATCACTAAAATGCTGTCCAAAAGTGATCACTACAAGGTGGCTGGACATGAAGAGAAgttaaaaattcattattttaatgtgcAGGTTGTGTTATCCTGAACTCTTCTGATAAGCTGTTTATTTATTCTCTAAAGCTAGAGCAAAAACTCTCATTGATGACTAGCTCAAGGGTACAAAAGAACACTAAAGTAAAACTataaaaaaggctttaaagctttcatgcacaggaaaaaaaaatataaaaaccaaGGTTATTTCCCCataggaaaaggaagcaaaattgGGGAAAATTTTCTTCTCACAATAAAACCACAATTACTTCCTCTTCACAAGAGAATACAAAGGGAGCTTAAGGAAGCTTTCATTTTACCTTAGTAGGGCATTCAGAAGGTGCAGATACAAAAAAAGATCAGATACAAAGACATTAGTCCTCAACACAATTTTGATCAGAATATAAATTCCTATCCagctctcaaaaaaaaaccttagtTTTTCCTTATTCTTCTATCCCCTCTAGgattctccctttttctttccttaaatacCATTTGGGTCTCTGTTCTTTTGCTCTTTGGTTCTCTTTCTCACACCTTTATAGCAAAGTAAGGGTGCCCTGTGTTACACTTCTTATCAACAGTGCTACCctaaacagcagcagtgagagcaACACTGAAGCAAAATGACAGTTTAAACTCTCATACATATTTACACTACTTCAACTCAAGAAGTGAGAATAATGTTTACTCTGCAGGTCCTACCTTTTGGCTCTTGAACTATGAGATGAGTACATTCATTCATCTTGAGCTGCCCTGTATATTGCCCACCATGTTCAACAGTGAGGCGCTGGACTTCTTTCCTGTCTGAAGTGTTTAAGCCAGTTACACAAATTGTACAGCCAAGGAATACAGGACAAGCATAATCATCCATGTTAACGTCAGAGTATGTCATTATGctaaaggaggaagagagaaaaagaaatggttttTCTTCCAAGTAAAATCAACcacaaaaggaaagcagactGTATCTGCATAAGAATCAGCAGTCTCCAAAACAAAACtagttttgtttagtttctttATACCTTTGCTGAGACTTATCCCACAGAGTCTTAACCCAAGCTGGAAGCAAAATAGGTTTTTTCAGAGAAGCAGCTACTACGTATTTCTTGCTGCCAACTTCTCCAGCTATCAGATGTGTTACTGCCACACTGAGGTCTCTGGACACACGTCCACCCATCAGCTGCACATATTTATGAACTTCTTCctgagtggggaaaaaaatacagaacgttatgaattaaaaagaaagaatctaCATTACGTATGTTCTaaagttggacttgatgatcttaagaggtcttttccaacctagttgattctatgatccactttaaaaaacaaaattgtgGATTTCAGTTGTCCACGGTTTTCCCTAAAAAACGGTTCAAAACACAAAATGGATCTCTGTGGAAGCCATAAAAAAACCATCAAATATAGTTTACATTTGATTTGCATTTAGAAGCTGAACGTAATACACACCCTTAATATAAATACTACATTCATATCGTACAAGTAAAATTTCACGGCTGGTTGACGTCTTCGGTACTATATATTAGAAAGAGATATTGGAATAACTAAAAAGTCAACTTCTAAATGAAACCATTTAAACCATAGCTGCCTGGGTAGTAGATCTGTACTGTGTAGTTTGGAGTAACCAGAAACAGAGCACGTTGCCTGCAGCACTACAGCCACAGACAAACCAGCAAGATAAGTGATCTGTCCCATCAGTTAATAGAAATCCCTAAACCCTCCATGTAACCCCATATTAATATAGCTGAAATCTTCTATAACTACATATATATCTGCTTACATAATATATACATGTGCATGCATGGATACACCACCAGATAGATACACATTTATACACTACAACTCCTTTTTCTCCATACAATTCCCTACATAAATTATATGTAGTGTACAAACTACAGCAGATGAATCCAGACAGAGGCACAGTAAAACTTAGATACAGTAAAACTTAGATGACTGCTACTGTAGCAGTGAGCCATCTGAAGCAAATGTCAATGCCAACCACCCCAGCAATCTATTTTGTATGAAGCATTACCCTAACATCCTTTTCAAGGCTTGTACAGGATACTGTTACATCGGCCATGGTCATGTTGTACACCGGATACTCGGCTCTTGGGACACATCTCTGGGCCTGTATACAGTACAGGACTACCTGTGGTCCAACAATCCTACAGCCAAGCTGCAATAAAGtaacagggggaaaaagaatTAGCAGAGGGTACAATGTTACCAGAAAGGTTTTCCTTGTCTGAATCCTGAGGAAGGCAGGGCCCCTGGTCTGTACTCCTTTAGCATTTCCAGGTAGTTGacagttttggttttactttcaACTGTGGATTTTCAGTACAATCCTTGTAGGTTTTCTGATCTCAGTAAAAGCAGCAGATGGTGTAAGCTAACATGCCAAAGAATTCCAGCTATTCCTTGCATGTAAAACAAAATCATATTACTTAGGAGGCAAAAAGGTGCAAGAACCAGCTTAAAACTCCACAAGAATCAGAACCAATCatgctatttatttttgcacCTGCTTCAAAGTAATCCTTACGCTTTGCCAGTCATCTTCCTTAAAGATGAACACAGCAAAGCTTCAAAGACTTTATTGCACATACTTCATACTGCTGGATTCAGTGCAAAAAGAGAGAACATACAAAATATGGGCACCTACGATTCTAGAAAAGAACATAGGTAGAAGTAAGATGATGGGTACCATACCTGTTTGAGGTGATTGAAAGCGACACCTGTAAAAGGGTCACAAATGTAAAGCGATTTATCATTTTCTCTTATATTGCACGCTGTCCCTTCATCAAGGATCTGGAGATGTTCTTCTGACTGAAATTCTTTCATAGACTGCAGGTAAAGAGCATATACAACACTTACTTGATTATCAAATCACAACCAACCAACACTGTGGAAGCTACACAAGTACATCTGCCTGAAACAGCTCACAGCAAAGCTACCACACAGGAGTACATTAGCAAAAGAAAGGGCTAAAACACATCACGGGTGTCACCTTTATTCCCCCCTGTATTCATCAGACAGACTTGAAGGACCTGATCCTGTCACACAATGACCACTATCCTTTCAAGGTGGAATACAACCCACAGTCCTTAAGTCTGCTTACTTTAGACGAGTGACACCCGTTCAGACCACCTAAGCTACATGCCACTTCACTAAATGTCAATAGGTTTTGAAATGACATTATTCCTTGTCCAGGAAGCAACTTCTTCAATGAAAGCATCCCTCACACTTTATTAAACACCGGAAGTAGCTTTATTGATGTATACATGTAAGTTACATCTGAGCGAGCCACAGAAATCATTTAATACCTCACCAAGTTCACCCAGTAAAGCGATCAACCCTACTTACCTCAAGAGCTTTATAGAAATACTCCGAGCTCCCCGCAGACGTTATGAACTTCACAAACACCAGCTCCTTACTACGTTTCATTCTGTCACTGAGAAGCAAAGCCCGGTTAAGCTTCCCGGCATTCCGGCCTAGCCGGGAACCCCCCAGaaccccctcctgcccctgctccctgccccaggCCGCCGGAGAGGTGCAGGGGGGATCACCGGGAGGCCCCTTCCCCACAAAGCCCCCTCCTCACACCGGGTCCCTCACACCCACCGTGCCCTGCTCCACACCGGGTGCGGGTGCAGCCGGTTCAACCGCAGCCCCACAGCGAGCGGGAAAGCAGCGGACACCGCACTGCGCAGGCGCG of the Melopsittacus undulatus isolate bMelUnd1 chromosome 1, bMelUnd1.mat.Z, whole genome shotgun sequence genome contains:
- the TOPBP1 gene encoding DNA topoisomerase 2-binding protein 1; protein product: MKRSKELVFVKFITSAGSSEYFYKALESMKEFQSEEHLQILDEGTACNIRENDKSLYICDPFTGVAFNHLKQLGCRIVGPQVVLYCIQAQRCVPRAEYPVYNMTMADVTVSCTSLEKDVREEVHKYVQLMGGRVSRDLSVAVTHLIAGEVGSKKYVVAASLKKPILLPAWVKTLWDKSQQSIMTYSDVNMDDYACPVFLGCTICVTGLNTSDRKEVQRLTVEHGGQYTGQLKMNECTHLIVQEPKGQKYECARKWNVHCVSIKWFSDSITKGFCQDETMYKIEAGSKLTPSTSTPTNDVGKPDKHALPDVSHISNINLSSVNETEFSATLSSRQDPLPDELENLDISSFQAPEDLLDGCRIYLCGFSGRKLDKMRRLINCGGGVRFNQLNEDVTHVILGENDEELKHFLDKTSHRPHIVTAKWLLDSFSKDYLQPVEQYIPVNYQLLENPILEPPGMKSVLPKNNSLLKKEAVNVTKHQKAAEDDLLSQYVTNDSTLDEAGKLTSRTFSDVTHLTVQGENESSIPSGFLGESSALAEEGLFVRKSFLLLGFGEEDESCIADIIKENAGNVLPLQSRTIADYAVVPLLGSTVQMTVGDVVTNTWLLTCVEQQLLLDPQSNPLFTPVPVMEGVTPLEDCVLSFSQFTGAERDSLVYLAGLLGARVQEFFVRKANAKKGMFASTHLVVREADGSKYEAAKKWNLPAVTVAWLLHSARTGTRADESKFLVENAEAEDKESSITQLSKTPAAVQSSDVKQYNYLLEVGRKKPVTPLDISRFQSKAFQAAISRHMGTTTPLAQGGVLQKEPSLHLDTPSKFLSKDKLFKPSFDVKDALAALESPVGPDQKPRKLSTPLSEVISRNLKSALANSTRHAAALTASPHLTAAQPEEEEEPKPLADVVIYVSKRLAKKQSELNAVAASLGADYRWCFDESVTHFIYKGGQNDSNKEYKSVKERGIHIVSEHWLLECAQECKRLPESLFPHTYNPKMSLDISAVQDDRLSSSSKLPSTGKPSEETEIVPMDEDDVEGDATTDKIKEMDTAREEQIGASESKGVLTQALEMRENFQRQLQEIMSATSLVRPPGQRGSLSRNSIDGSPATPDSARSARNGRSRVLEALRQSRQAVADINTEPSQSEQIIWDDPTAREERARLVSNFQWPNSPSQYTEQGQSNANKNMNEAVFKGSLADAEIAAIALPEAVDGNVIEGLKNPVCGDPKTPIKDHSIPMPQAPSIALPLANRPVAPQPKEKAVTEEKADEEPGKVRKFQLSSFNPEERFDYCHLIEELGGVLLEKQCFDPSCTHTVVGHPLRNEKFLASMAAGKWVLHRSYLEACREAGCFVQEEDYEWGSDSILNVLPAVSINQKKLALAAIRWRKKIHKMRQETGIVEGAFSGWKVILNVDQTKEAGFRRLLQSGGAKVFSGHSESLFKETTHLFADFSKLKPGDFRVNIAEAAAQGVNCLKPEYIADYLIQDPPPPMESYCLAEAVSSLQNNTDLGTGLSQKRKAVGETSRVKRSKVH